The Sulfurimonas lithotrophica genome includes a region encoding these proteins:
- a CDS encoding molybdopterin-dependent oxidoreductase: MNNTACPLDCYDACEIIYEDHKIKAKKSGHTRGFLCPHLNHYEKNQQIQSPRYKGVEISMDEALLKLKELIELGEKNEILHYRGSGNFALMQGVTDHFFASYGATLTEGSLCDGAGEAGIIEGRGSNKNMPLSQIAKSEVVILWGRNPHTTSSHLLPLLKDKQIVVIDPVKTKAAKISDLYIQIQPRGDLELAMLLSRFLHIEHGCDEQFLEEYASEAEDFYELTQNIRIKAVLDKIGVTLGDIGDILAMVKGKKVAIVCGIGVQKYRNGSEVIRAIDAFATNLGLFGKEGSGVAYLGNSKEAIESPFNTKAKRVSKVDTKFSDFKTVFIQGANPLSQMPNSSRVVSDISKVENVVYFGLYENETSEAASLVIPAKSFLYKNDIRTSYSHNAMISMHKQKDTDIGISEYDLSKFLCKEFGIEIKSEDDYIKHFKNFSVQNIDGAFYVENREDIPYKEGFDTDDNEFVFLDEFEVHDYKEEKLFLITSKSPKSLNSQFNREENVYLNSSLGFAEGDLVEIESSVGNVKLKVKINNDLRNDCVLIYSGTKGVNNLTSSLHSYEGKNAIFQEEMVVVKSI, translated from the coding sequence ATGAATAATACAGCTTGTCCTCTTGATTGTTATGATGCTTGTGAAATAATATATGAAGATCATAAAATTAAAGCTAAAAAATCAGGGCATACAAGAGGATTTTTATGTCCGCATCTTAACCATTACGAAAAAAACCAGCAGATACAAAGCCCAAGATATAAAGGTGTTGAAATTAGTATGGATGAAGCTCTTTTAAAATTAAAAGAGCTTATTGAATTGGGTGAAAAAAATGAAATTTTACATTATAGAGGGTCCGGTAATTTTGCTCTAATGCAAGGAGTGACTGACCATTTCTTTGCATCTTACGGTGCTACACTTACAGAAGGCAGTTTATGTGACGGTGCAGGTGAAGCAGGAATAATTGAAGGTCGCGGTTCAAATAAAAATATGCCGCTTTCACAAATAGCAAAATCAGAAGTTGTAATTTTATGGGGTAGAAACCCGCATACTACTTCATCACATCTTTTACCGCTTTTAAAAGACAAGCAGATAGTCGTTATAGACCCTGTAAAAACAAAGGCTGCAAAGATATCGGATTTATATATACAAATTCAACCGCGCGGTGATTTAGAACTGGCAATGTTGCTTAGTCGTTTTTTACATATTGAACACGGTTGTGACGAGCAGTTTTTAGAAGAGTATGCAAGTGAAGCGGAAGACTTTTATGAGCTTACTCAAAATATACGTATTAAAGCAGTACTTGATAAAATAGGTGTAACTCTTGGTGATATAGGCGATATACTCGCCATGGTTAAAGGTAAAAAAGTAGCTATAGTTTGTGGGATTGGAGTTCAAAAATACAGAAACGGTTCTGAAGTTATACGTGCAATAGATGCCTTTGCAACTAATTTAGGTCTTTTTGGCAAAGAGGGGAGTGGAGTAGCATATCTGGGTAACTCAAAAGAAGCTATAGAGTCACCTTTTAATACAAAAGCAAAAAGAGTATCAAAAGTAGATACTAAATTTTCCGACTTTAAAACAGTTTTTATCCAAGGTGCAAATCCACTCTCTCAAATGCCAAATTCTTCAAGAGTTGTATCTGATATTTCAAAGGTTGAAAACGTCGTCTATTTTGGTTTATATGAAAATGAAACAAGTGAAGCGGCTTCTTTAGTTATACCGGCAAAAAGTTTTTTATATAAAAACGATATTCGTACATCATATTCACATAATGCAATGATAAGTATGCATAAGCAAAAAGATACGGACATAGGTATAAGCGAATACGATTTGAGCAAATTTTTATGTAAAGAATTTGGAATTGAGATTAAAAGTGAAGATGATTATATAAAACATTTTAAAAATTTTTCCGTTCAAAATATAGACGGTGCTTTTTATGTTGAAAACAGGGAAGACATCCCGTACAAAGAAGGTTTTGATACAGATGATAATGAATTTGTTTTTTTAGATGAATTTGAAGTTCACGACTATAAAGAGGAGAAACTGTTTTTAATCACTTCAAAAAGTCCTAAAAGTTTAAATTCACAATTTAACAGGGAAGAAAATGTTTATTTAAATAGTTCACTTGGTTTTGCAGAAGGCGACTTGGTAGAAATAGAGTCCTCGGTAGGCAATGTTAAGTTAAAAGTAAAAATAAATAATGACTTGCGAAATGATTGTGTCCTTATATACAGCGGTACTAAAGGTGTAAATAATCTTACAAGCTCTTTGCACAGTTATGAAGGTAAAAACGCTATCTTTCAAGAGGAGATGGTTGTTGTAAAATCTATTTGA
- a CDS encoding TolC family protein, which yields MKVLNLWITLLALSSISYADENSSESLEGYISDSKQKQFDYTYEKNEAESSKLRDSWISPFSLSYTFSKNKQDSEAIGTTAAKESEWDQESASISWSQTVFQSGGIYYGIKYAEASGKYADLSVDVTKRKLVKDTISILMQIKQIDLKIERQNLQIKNAEIALEQKKEQYLNGQLDSSFLDNAIIDRNLVIQALYDIETNKERLISKFEALSDMDYKQAAIPRLDLLDKKNFLSNNIVLKMNESEIEKNNYFKDVTTAKYLPKISFNAGYTWQAETKILGSFDKAENTSYNYGVTASIPLDINTFDDISSSRIEYLKSKVVIEDKKRELSAIYDQVMQNIDNLEKKKQLSIENKDIYEKLLDETKELFAAGYKTEYDVDLLRNSYEIAGIDFKIYEIDKQLELLTLYEMYKKD from the coding sequence ATGAAGGTTTTAAATCTTTGGATAACGCTCTTAGCTCTATCTAGTATATCTTATGCAGATGAAAACTCTAGTGAGTCGTTAGAGGGATATATAAGTGACTCTAAGCAAAAACAATTTGACTATACTTATGAAAAAAATGAAGCCGAGAGTTCAAAACTTCGTGACTCTTGGATCTCTCCTTTTTCATTGAGTTACACTTTCTCAAAAAACAAACAGGATTCAGAAGCTATAGGTACTACGGCAGCTAAAGAGAGTGAATGGGATCAAGAGAGTGCATCAATTTCATGGAGTCAGACTGTTTTTCAAAGCGGTGGAATCTACTACGGCATCAAGTATGCAGAAGCCAGTGGAAAATATGCCGACTTATCCGTTGATGTTACAAAACGCAAACTTGTAAAAGATACTATATCTATACTTATGCAGATAAAGCAGATAGATTTAAAAATTGAGCGTCAAAACCTTCAAATAAAAAATGCAGAAATTGCACTCGAACAAAAAAAAGAACAATACTTAAACGGTCAACTAGATTCCAGCTTTTTAGATAATGCAATAATCGATAGAAACCTGGTTATTCAAGCTTTATATGATATAGAAACAAATAAAGAGCGTTTAATCTCAAAGTTTGAAGCCTTAAGCGATATGGATTACAAACAAGCTGCCATACCTAGACTTGATTTGTTGGATAAAAAAAACTTTTTATCTAATAATATAGTTTTAAAGATGAATGAAAGCGAGATAGAAAAAAATAACTATTTCAAAGACGTAACAACTGCAAAATATCTTCCTAAAATAAGTTTTAATGCCGGATATACATGGCAGGCGGAAACAAAAATACTGGGTAGTTTCGATAAAGCTGAAAATACGTCATACAATTACGGTGTTACGGCTAGTATTCCACTTGATATAAATACTTTTGACGATATATCTTCATCACGCATAGAGTATTTAAAATCTAAAGTTGTCATAGAAGATAAAAAACGTGAACTTAGTGCTATATATGACCAAGTTATGCAAAATATAGATAACTTAGAGAAGAAAAAACAACTAAGTATAGAAAACAAAGATATATACGAAAAGCTTCTTGATGAAACTAAAGAATTGTTTGCTGCGGGTTATAAAACAGAATATGATGTAGATTTACTAAGAAATTCTTATGAGATAGCAGGTATAGATTTTAAGATATATGAGATAGACAAACAGTTAGAATTATTGACTCTATACGAGATGTATAAAAAAGATTAA
- a CDS encoding biotin/lipoyl-containing protein, whose protein sequence is MAKKFIDVMDTTFRDGFQSVYGGRVLMDDFFPAVEAAKTAGINHFEFGGGARFQSLYFYLKEDAFEMMDKFRKIVGPDANLQTLARGVNTVMLDTGSKELIDLHAKLFKKHGTTTIRNFDALNDVENLKYSGERISHHGLKHEVVVTMMDLPPGCHGAHDVAFYEKTLREILDSGIPYDSICFKDASGTSSPQKVFETIKMARSLVPEDTHLRLHTHETAGVSVSAYMAALEAGVDGIDMAAAPVSGGTSQPDILTMLHATKGMDFDLGGLEIEKILTYEKELQSCLSDYFMPPEATMVSPVIPFSPMPGGALTANTQMMRDNDILDKFPEVIAAMTEVVEKGGYGTSVTPVSQFYFQQALNNVMQGPWKAIAPGYGKMVLGYFGKTPVEPDPEVVKIASEKLNLEPTKEKALDLANADESKSLETWINKLKEENIEITEENIFIAAACQDKGIAFLKGESELNVRKISQMKEDCKEGSKEMSGNYTVVVDGQKFSVQVAEGDADIQVTAVNGESASTSAPAPAAGGAGDDIKALVPGNVWKIIMNPGQSVNEGDVIMILESMKMEIDIVATRGGVIKSINVATNDKVVEGQVVAVIG, encoded by the coding sequence ATGGCTAAAAAATTTATAGATGTAATGGATACAACCTTTAGAGATGGTTTTCAGTCTGTATATGGTGGTCGTGTACTTATGGATGACTTTTTTCCGGCTGTTGAAGCTGCGAAAACAGCAGGTATAAACCACTTTGAATTTGGTGGAGGGGCTAGATTTCAGTCTTTATACTTTTATTTAAAAGAAGATGCATTTGAGATGATGGATAAATTCCGTAAAATAGTAGGACCGGATGCAAACCTTCAAACATTGGCTCGTGGTGTTAACACTGTAATGTTAGATACGGGAAGTAAAGAATTAATTGATTTACATGCAAAACTATTCAAAAAACACGGTACTACTACTATTCGTAATTTTGACGCATTAAACGACGTAGAAAATTTAAAATATTCGGGTGAGAGAATATCTCATCACGGACTTAAACACGAAGTTGTTGTAACAATGATGGACCTTCCTCCTGGATGCCACGGTGCACATGATGTTGCTTTTTACGAAAAAACTCTTCGTGAGATTTTAGACAGCGGTATTCCATATGACAGCATCTGTTTTAAAGATGCTTCAGGTACGTCATCTCCTCAGAAAGTTTTTGAAACTATCAAGATGGCTCGCAGTTTAGTTCCTGAAGATACGCATCTACGTCTTCATACACATGAGACAGCAGGTGTATCTGTTTCTGCTTATATGGCAGCGCTTGAGGCTGGAGTTGACGGTATAGATATGGCAGCTGCACCTGTAAGTGGCGGAACTAGCCAACCTGATATTTTAACAATGCTTCATGCTACTAAAGGTATGGACTTTGATTTAGGTGGATTAGAGATTGAAAAAATCTTAACTTATGAAAAAGAATTACAATCATGTTTGAGTGACTATTTTATGCCGCCTGAGGCTACAATGGTTTCACCTGTTATACCGTTTTCTCCAATGCCGGGCGGTGCATTAACTGCAAATACTCAAATGATGCGCGATAACGATATTTTAGATAAATTTCCGGAAGTTATTGCTGCTATGACTGAGGTTGTTGAAAAAGGTGGTTACGGTACTTCTGTAACTCCTGTTTCACAGTTTTACTTCCAACAGGCTCTTAATAATGTTATGCAAGGTCCATGGAAAGCTATTGCTCCAGGTTACGGAAAAATGGTGCTGGGATACTTTGGTAAGACTCCGGTTGAACCGGATCCTGAAGTTGTAAAGATTGCTTCTGAAAAGTTAAATTTAGAACCTACTAAAGAAAAAGCACTTGATTTGGCAAATGCTGATGAATCTAAATCTTTAGAGACTTGGATTAACAAACTAAAAGAAGAAAATATTGAAATTACAGAAGAAAATATTTTTATAGCAGCGGCATGTCAAGATAAAGGTATCGCATTCTTAAAAGGTGAAAGCGAATTAAATGTTAGAAAAATTTCTCAAATGAAAGAAGATTGTAAAGAAGGAAGTAAAGAGATGAGTGGAAATTATACTGTAGTAGTAGATGGTCAAAAGTTTAGTGTTCAAGTAGCAGAGGGTGATGCAGATATTCAAGTAACTGCCGTAAACGGAGAAAGTGCTTCTACTTCAGCTCCTGCTCCTGCAGCAGGCGGTGCCGGTGATGATATTAAAGCATTAGTACCGGGTAATGTTTGGAAAATTATAATGAATCCTGGTCAAAGTGTTAATGAAGGAGATGTTATTATGATTTTGGAATCTATGAAAATGGAAATTGATATAGTAGCTACTCGCGGTGGTGTAATCAAATCAATCAATGTTGCTACAAATGATAAAGTAGTTGAAGGTCAAGTCGTAGCTGTAATAGGATAG
- a CDS encoding energy transducer TonB — MNRYFSSFVISLFVYVSLFAGAVVFFNKNDTFSDKEIKKPNVVTVCMVAPQPKLIKEPIKKKIVKKKKVVKKKKPIKKKIIKKELPKPSQSLKKEEIIKEKIVKEEVVKEQVAMEQPEIKKTQQVVAKEKPYINPDEIKAKQNLFFTELRNKINKNKSYPRRARRRGIEGNVEVKFFLQSDGSVKSIEFVSGKNIFKKSVIEAIENSFPVEVDKTLFSFPKEFKISIEYILS, encoded by the coding sequence ATGAATAGATACTTTTCATCTTTTGTAATCAGTCTTTTTGTTTATGTTAGTTTATTTGCCGGTGCAGTAGTTTTTTTTAACAAAAACGATACTTTTTCCGATAAAGAGATAAAAAAACCTAATGTTGTCACTGTATGCATGGTAGCCCCTCAACCAAAGCTTATAAAAGAGCCTATTAAAAAGAAGATAGTAAAAAAGAAAAAAGTTGTAAAAAAGAAAAAACCTATCAAGAAAAAAATAATAAAAAAAGAGTTACCTAAACCTTCACAATCTTTGAAAAAAGAAGAAATTATTAAAGAAAAAATCGTCAAAGAAGAAGTTGTAAAAGAACAGGTAGCTATGGAACAACCCGAAATAAAAAAAACTCAACAAGTAGTTGCAAAAGAAAAACCATATATAAATCCGGATGAAATAAAAGCGAAACAAAATCTATTTTTTACAGAACTTAGAAATAAAATCAATAAAAACAAATCATATCCAAGACGTGCAAGAAGAAGAGGGATAGAGGGTAATGTAGAAGTTAAATTTTTTCTACAAAGTGATGGAAGTGTAAAAAGTATCGAGTTTGTATCAGGTAAAAATATCTTTAAAAAATCAGTAATAGAAGCTATAGAAAACAGCTTTCCGGTTGAAGTAGATAAAACACTATTTAGCTTTCCAAAAGAGTTTAAAATATCTATAGAATATATATTAAGTTGA
- a CDS encoding aspartate aminotransferase family protein — protein sequence MNTQDLDKKYVLPTYARADVEFVSGKNATLKDVNGKKYIDFTSGIGVCSVGHANELLNTAITEQISNITHISNLYNIAPQAKAAQKIVETSGYDMQCFFGNSGAEANEGALKIARKWGERDGKIKRYKVITLKQSFHGRTITTVKATGQEAMHNYFGPFPDGFVYADDMNHVESLIDDHTCAVMIELVQGEGGVQPQDKDEVKALAKMLKEKGVLLIVDEVQTGIYRTGEFLASNLYEIEPDIITLAKGLGGGVPIGVVMTNLKGVMGAGDHGSTFGGNYLSSSAACTVIDILNDYKKSGDLEINTLLFNKAVEKIYKKYTNLFTQKVGIGMMCGLRVKDADTLAAIINSARENGVMVLRAGRNTLRFLPPLTITKEEIDEGFKSLDNALSSI from the coding sequence ATGAATACGCAAGATTTAGATAAAAAATATGTACTTCCGACGTATGCACGTGCAGATGTCGAGTTTGTAAGCGGTAAAAATGCAACACTTAAAGATGTAAACGGGAAAAAATATATAGATTTCACATCGGGTATAGGTGTATGCAGTGTCGGTCACGCAAATGAGCTTTTAAATACCGCAATAACAGAGCAGATATCAAATATTACGCATATATCAAACTTATATAATATCGCACCTCAAGCAAAAGCTGCACAAAAAATTGTTGAGACGAGCGGATATGATATGCAGTGTTTCTTTGGTAACAGTGGAGCTGAGGCAAATGAAGGTGCTTTAAAAATAGCACGAAAATGGGGTGAACGTGACGGTAAGATAAAAAGATATAAAGTTATAACGCTTAAACAATCATTTCACGGAAGAACGATAACTACCGTAAAAGCTACAGGACAAGAAGCAATGCATAACTATTTTGGACCTTTTCCCGATGGTTTTGTATATGCCGATGATATGAATCATGTAGAGAGTTTGATAGATGATCATACTTGTGCGGTAATGATAGAACTTGTTCAAGGCGAGGGCGGTGTTCAGCCTCAAGATAAAGATGAAGTCAAAGCACTGGCAAAGATGCTTAAAGAAAAAGGTGTACTTTTGATAGTTGATGAAGTACAAACAGGTATTTACAGAACGGGAGAGTTTTTAGCTTCAAATCTTTATGAAATTGAGCCTGATATTATAACTTTAGCAAAAGGTCTTGGAGGCGGTGTACCTATAGGTGTAGTTATGACAAACCTAAAAGGTGTTATGGGTGCAGGCGATCACGGTTCTACATTTGGCGGTAACTATTTAAGTTCTAGTGCTGCTTGTACGGTTATTGATATTTTAAACGATTATAAAAAAAGCGGTGATTTAGAGATTAATACATTGCTTTTTAATAAAGCCGTTGAGAAAATATATAAAAAATATACAAACCTATTTACCCAAAAGGTAGGCATAGGGATGATGTGCGGATTACGAGTAAAAGATGCAGATACTTTAGCGGCTATTATAAACTCCGCAAGAGAAAATGGAGTTATGGTCCTAAGAGCGGGTAGAAATACTTTAAGATTTTTACCTCCGCTTACAATTACAAAAGAGGAAATTGATGAAGGTTTTAAATCTTTGGATAACGCTCTTAGCTCTATCTAG
- a CDS encoding sodium ion-translocating decarboxylase subunit beta, producing MKKFLVKILALFMLLGLTSAFAAAHPAPEQTKELKPYEAKPFTQMINGFLNSTGINAMVNPNPNELNSHGEKMSDFHKSWGRIIMILVTFGLFYLAIAKGFEPLLLLPIGFGGLLANIPVAGIAGPEGFLGIIYEMGLSNQLFPILIFMGVGAMTDFGPLLSNPKTALLGAAAQFGIFGTLVGAVALSQYTTIFDFTLRQASAISIIGGADGPTSIFIASALAPELLGAIAVASYSYMAMVPIIQPPIMKALTNDDERKIKMTTRRHVSRLEKLVFPIMVLVLAILVLPDATPLIGAFMFGNFLKESGVVDRLSNTMQNELINIVTIFLGLAVGSKLASDQFLVAETLAILGLGIIAFSVGTAAGVIMAKIMNLFPGEKINPLIGSAGVSAVPMAARVSNKVGMEYDRQNMLLMHAMGPNVAGVIGSAVAAGVLISLFQ from the coding sequence ATGAAAAAATTTTTAGTAAAAATTCTTGCTTTGTTTATGCTTCTAGGTCTTACTAGTGCATTTGCAGCTGCTCATCCGGCACCTGAACAAACAAAAGAGTTAAAACCTTATGAAGCGAAACCGTTTACTCAAATGATAAATGGTTTCTTAAATTCAACAGGTATCAATGCCATGGTAAATCCTAATCCGAATGAATTAAATTCACACGGTGAAAAGATGAGTGATTTTCATAAATCTTGGGGTCGTATTATAATGATTCTGGTTACATTTGGTCTTTTTTATCTTGCTATTGCAAAGGGATTTGAGCCACTTTTATTATTACCTATAGGCTTTGGAGGTCTTTTAGCTAATATTCCTGTAGCCGGAATTGCAGGACCTGAAGGCTTCTTGGGAATTATTTATGAAATGGGTCTTTCTAACCAGTTATTTCCGATTTTAATTTTTATGGGTGTTGGAGCAATGACAGACTTTGGTCCTCTTCTTTCCAATCCTAAAACCGCTCTTTTAGGTGCTGCGGCACAGTTTGGTATATTTGGAACACTTGTCGGTGCGGTTGCACTTTCGCAATATACTACTATATTTGATTTTACCCTGCGTCAAGCATCCGCAATTTCAATTATCGGTGGAGCAGACGGTCCTACATCTATATTTATCGCTTCAGCTCTTGCACCTGAATTATTAGGAGCTATTGCTGTTGCATCTTATAGTTACATGGCTATGGTACCTATTATTCAACCTCCAATTATGAAAGCTTTAACAAACGATGACGAGCGTAAAATAAAAATGACTACTCGTCGTCACGTATCCCGTTTAGAGAAACTTGTTTTTCCTATTATGGTTTTAGTTCTTGCTATCTTAGTATTACCGGATGCTACACCACTTATCGGTGCATTTATGTTTGGAAACTTTTTAAAAGAATCAGGAGTCGTTGATAGATTAAGCAATACTATGCAAAATGAGCTTATAAATATTGTTACTATTTTCTTAGGTTTAGCAGTTGGTTCAAAACTAGCATCCGATCAGTTCTTAGTAGCTGAAACTTTAGCTATTCTCGGACTAGGTATTATTGCCTTTTCGGTAGGTACTGCGGCAGGTGTAATTATGGCTAAAATTATGAACCTTTTCCCTGGTGAAAAAATCAATCCTTTAATTGGTTCGGCAGGTGTATCGGCAGTACCTATGGCTGCTCGTGTTTCAAATAAAGTCGGTATGGAGTATGATAGACAAAATATGCTTTTAATGCATGCAATGGGTCCAAATGTTGCAGGTGTTATCGGTTCAGCCGTTGCGGCGGGTGTATTAATCTCTCTATTCCAATAG
- a CDS encoding SAM-dependent methyltransferase, translating into MDKKFSEYMTEWLYGKNGYYASYKQIGKEGDFYTAVSTSRFFGGSIAKHIISLIDEGFLNKDAVICEIGAHHGYFLADVVQFIYTLRPELLKSLKFVIIERFDKLQEFQRNYFQESFSDAVHLTHYKSLSELKCENAFFIANEIFDAFPCELYYKGKTARVEDNHNVEFDVDNKWVDNKAKKYHKDRGEIALGYEEFAKEMQATCDKFEFMSFDYGEMQARPDFSLRVYKKHDVIPFFQKEDENGKQINRAELFGTTDITYDVTFEHVKDAYEEAGIKFIEFKAQMVALVDMGILDLLEMLKENVDEKIYKQELEKAKMLIMPNFLGERFKMIRFRKDKST; encoded by the coding sequence ATGGATAAAAAATTTAGTGAATATATGACCGAATGGTTATATGGTAAAAATGGCTACTATGCATCTTATAAACAAATAGGGAAAGAGGGAGATTTTTACACTGCTGTAAGTACAAGTCGTTTTTTCGGAGGTAGCATAGCAAAACATATTATCTCTTTAATAGATGAAGGATTTTTGAATAAAGATGCAGTAATATGTGAGATTGGTGCACATCACGGTTATTTTTTAGCGGATGTAGTACAGTTTATATATACACTTCGTCCTGAACTTTTAAAGAGTCTAAAGTTCGTAATAATAGAGCGTTTTGATAAATTACAGGAATTTCAACGCAACTACTTCCAAGAAAGCTTTTCAGATGCCGTGCATCTAACACATTACAAATCCTTAAGTGAGTTAAAGTGTGAAAATGCTTTTTTTATAGCAAATGAGATATTTGATGCGTTTCCTTGTGAACTTTACTATAAAGGTAAAACTGCCAGAGTTGAAGATAATCATAATGTAGAGTTTGATGTAGATAACAAATGGGTAGATAACAAAGCTAAAAAATATCATAAAGACCGCGGTGAAATAGCTCTAGGTTATGAAGAGTTTGCAAAAGAGATGCAAGCAACTTGTGATAAGTTTGAGTTTATGAGCTTTGATTATGGCGAGATGCAGGCACGTCCGGACTTTTCACTTCGTGTATATAAAAAACATGATGTTATACCTTTTTTTCAAAAAGAGGATGAAAACGGTAAGCAAATAAACAGAGCTGAGCTTTTTGGTACTACAGATATAACTTATGATGTAACTTTTGAGCATGTCAAAGATGCATATGAGGAAGCAGGTATAAAGTTTATAGAATTCAAAGCGCAGATGGTAGCACTTGTCGATATGGGAATACTTGATTTACTTGAAATGTTAAAAGAAAATGTAGATGAAAAAATCTATAAACAAGAGTTGGAAAAAGCAAAAATGCTTATAATGCCCAACTTCTTAGGCGAAAGGTTTAAGATGATAAGGTTTCGAAAAGACAAATCAACTTAA
- a CDS encoding chemotaxis protein gives MSILENVDAATNLAKNNELQLLVFRISESQESAFYAINVFKTREVVEAKNHFLTQIPSSHPLLEGTITLRGLQIPILNLPAWLDVNLSKESVQKSNILICDFNGVIIGLRIMSAYRVVKKNWNEMHAPDSYRQEGGVVMNHTRLEDGSLCLILDYEKLLSDVIPQAMVDVFESPGNLKDLDIPAKLKAGTVLIAEDSKTAQRHLIQIFKNSNIDMKLFENGKLLIDYIKKMSDPSLIPAIITDIEMPEMSGFTVIQELHKNPLTKNIPIIVNSSMTGDNNKREAESLGANGFIDKTKSHNIIPLIVDVMNRVKK, from the coding sequence ATGTCTATACTAGAAAATGTAGATGCTGCAACAAATCTCGCAAAGAACAATGAACTTCAACTATTAGTTTTTAGAATAAGTGAAAGTCAAGAGTCTGCTTTTTATGCAATTAATGTTTTTAAGACAAGGGAAGTAGTTGAGGCAAAAAACCATTTTTTGACTCAAATACCTTCATCACATCCTCTTCTTGAAGGTACGATTACCTTACGCGGATTACAGATACCTATATTAAATCTTCCTGCTTGGCTGGATGTAAACCTTTCTAAAGAATCTGTACAAAAATCTAATATACTTATTTGTGATTTTAACGGTGTAATTATAGGTCTTAGAATTATGTCTGCATACAGAGTAGTTAAGAAAAACTGGAATGAGATGCATGCCCCAGACAGTTACCGCCAAGAAGGCGGTGTCGTAATGAATCATACACGTCTTGAAGACGGCTCACTTTGTTTAATTTTAGATTATGAAAAACTTTTATCGGACGTAATACCTCAAGCTATGGTTGATGTATTTGAATCACCTGGCAATCTTAAAGATTTAGATATCCCTGCCAAATTAAAAGCAGGTACCGTTTTAATAGCAGAAGACTCTAAAACGGCTCAGAGACACCTTATTCAAATATTTAAAAACTCAAATATAGATATGAAACTCTTTGAAAACGGAAAACTTTTAATAGATTACATTAAAAAAATGTCTGATCCTTCTCTGATACCGGCAATAATTACCGATATTGAGATGCCGGAGATGAGTGGATTTACCGTTATTCAAGAGTTGCATAAAAATCCTCTGACAAAAAATATCCCTATAATCGTAAACTCATCCATGACTGGTGATAATAATAAAAGAGAAGCTGAGTCATTAGGTGCTAACGGATTTATAGATAAGACTAAAAGTCATAATATTATCCCGTTAATTGTGGATGTTATGAATAGAGTAAAAAAATAA
- a CDS encoding HlyD family efflux transporter periplasmic adaptor subunit encodes MKLIAILFFSFSIIFASEYYAKVEPIEIREISSNVSGLVISADEKNLGTLLLDEAYIEIDSELDTKELNYIKDKLEYLRNTVETNEEIVKNLDSSLVRKRKNYDRVEKLKIKSQIEKDREYYDLISSENQLLSTKKEIQNLKVQITDLKLRYAVLNRSINDKNLKAEGFILYELNVKPGQVVNLSTPLAKVADISKAKLTIYLNRDDLDDASKKTIYLDGEKTKYKISRVVNIADSKNISKYMAQIIIKSPKVFSNLVKVELKDE; translated from the coding sequence ATGAAATTAATAGCTATTTTATTTTTTAGTTTTTCAATAATTTTCGCTAGTGAATATTATGCAAAAGTAGAACCTATAGAGATTAGAGAGATAAGCTCAAACGTATCAGGTTTAGTTATTAGTGCCGATGAAAAAAATTTAGGTACATTGCTCTTAGACGAAGCATATATAGAAATTGATTCGGAATTAGATACAAAAGAATTAAATTATATAAAAGACAAACTTGAGTATTTAAGAAATACGGTTGAGACTAACGAGGAAATAGTAAAAAACCTTGATAGTTCACTCGTTAGAAAAAGAAAAAACTACGATAGAGTAGAAAAACTTAAAATAAAGTCCCAAATTGAAAAAGACAGGGAATATTATGACTTAATCAGTAGTGAAAACCAGTTGTTAAGTACAAAAAAAGAGATTCAGAATTTAAAAGTTCAGATTACGGATTTAAAGCTAAGATATGCAGTTTTAAATCGAAGTATAAATGATAAAAATTTAAAAGCCGAAGGTTTTATACTTTATGAACTAAATGTTAAACCGGGACAAGTCGTAAATCTTTCAACTCCTTTGGCAAAAGTAGCCGATATATCAAAAGCAAAATTAACTATATATTTAAACAGAGACGACTTAGACGATGCAAGCAAAAAAACTATCTATCTTGATGGAGAAAAAACAAAGTATAAAATCAGTAGAGTTGTAAATATAGCCGACTCAAAAAACATATCTAAATATATGGCTCAAATTATTATAAAATCTCCAAAAGTTTTCTCAAACCTTGTTAAGGTTGAGCTAAAAGATGAATAA